The Phormidium ambiguum IAM M-71 DNA segment ACGCTCAACTCCTTGTTATAGCCAGATACATTTCCATGTCATCGATTTCCCGTTTTTCTAATGGTAAATTTAATATAGTAGTGCTTTTTACATGAGAGCGAATAATAAAGTCGTATCATCAATAATAAATCTAGTTGTTCATTATTATCTGTTCGTAATTTCCATCACCCTTCGGTAAAGTTGTATATTTTATTGTAAGCTATATTTTATTCATTATTACTAAATTTTAGATTTTTCACTAGATTTTGCTGTAGTAATGTTGGGTTTTAATCAATAATTGTTGTTAATAGTTAAGAGGTAGTAGAAAAATCTCCCACTACCCTGCACCCCAACTTACTACTATTAACTAATGGAGATGAACGAGAAAAATGTGACGATTGCGATCGTCAACTCTCTCATACATAAATCGATCGACACCTTGAATCGCCAAATAAACGCCTAATCCCCCGATCGCTCTTTGTTCCATTGGCAGATTAATGGTTGCTTCTTCCATCATAAATTTTGTTGTCGGATCGAAAGCAGCAGCACGATCCTCCATGAGGATTGTCAAACTATTTTCATCAATTTTAGCTTGTAAATCCAAATTTCCTTGAATTTTTGAGTCTTCATAACCGTAGATAATGACATTTGTGGCAATCTCATCTACTGCCAAACGCAATCGATAAGATGCTTTTTTGTCCAATCCAGCGGCAGAAGCAGCTGACAAGACGTATTTAGAAATCTCACTCAAGGAATCCAAAGTTCCGGGTACAGTTAATTTTTCCATAGCATAAGATTTGGGTGTAATAGTTAGTGGTTAGCTTGAGGTTCAATCGCTAACCACTAACAACTAGTAATTTATACTTCTTAAATTTCCGGGGGATTATCCACCACTATTACACTCTGATCGAATCCAGTTTTTTCCAAAGTTTCCAGCACCATTTCCTGTGCTTTAACCACATAGATATCCGTATCTGCACCCATTTTTTGCTTAGTGTAAATTAGGATTCGTAAACCAGCACTTGCCATATATTCCAAATCTTGCATCATCAAAACCAAATTTTTCACCTTTTCCGCAGCAGCTTTTTCAACTTCTGCCTTAAAAATTGGTGCAGTACTGGCATCCAATTCACCAATTAAAGTGATCGTAGCAGTTGAATCTTTGGTTTCCAAATTTGCCTGAAAAGCCATAAATTTCTCCTATTCTCTAAACTATTTTTCCCTAATTGAGAAAAGCAAAAAGCTCAATTTTTGCCTTAAAATTCGGTAAATTATTATTTACCGACGAGGATAACTACAGATCGATCGCCCACCAGCAACCCCGACTGATTTTCCAACAACGCTTCCTTACCTGGTTCGCAAATATCAGACGGAGAAGCAACACTAGTATTAGCAAAAACGTGCCACTTCATCCCATCTTTTAAACCCGGAACCTCAAACCAAAGAGTTTCCCAGTGCATATTCATCGCCACGTAAACATAGTTATCCTCCACCATTCCCGACTTCGCGTGTTTCCCGCACAGCATAAAAGCCAGAACCCGGCTAGAATCAGACCAATCAGCATTCCAAGCGGTTGTACCATGCCAAGTAATATCGGCATAGCCACTATTTTTGTAATCTTGATTGCTAAAGTGATACTTACTCCTCAACACTGGGTGGGCATTACGGAAACCAATGCAATGTTTGACAAAGCGGAATAAATCAGCATTTTTTTCCAAAAGTGTCCAATCCAGCCAATTTAAATCATTATCGTGGCAATAAGTGTTATTATTCCCATTCTGAGAACGTCCCATCTCATCGCCCATCAAAATCATTGGCACGCCAGTAGACACCATCAACATCGCCACCGCATTTTTCATCTGCCGTTGACGCAAAGCATTAATGCCCGGATCGTCAGTCCAACCTTCCGCACCACAATTCCAACTATCGTTATCGTTGGAACCATCGTTATTGTTCTCCCCGTTAGCTTCATTGTGCTTGCCGTTGTAGGAAACCAAATCAGCTAAAGTAAAACCGTCATGGGCAGTAATAAAATTAATCGAAGTTGCAGGGCCGCGACCTGCCCAAGCATAAAGGTCTGGCGAACCTTGGAGACGTTGCGCCATATCGCCAACTCGACCCGCATCGCCTTTCAAGAACTTGCGAATCCCATCCCGATATTTACCGTTCCATTCTGCCCAACGTCCGTAAGCAGGGAAAGAACCGACTTGGTAGAGTCCGCCAGCATCCCAAGCTTCCGCAATTAACTTACATTTGGCCAAAATTGGGTCAAAAGCGAGAGTTTCCAACAAAGGTGGATTTGCCAAAGGTGCGCCCCAAGGGTCACGACCTAAAATCGAAGCAAGGTCAAAGCGGAAACCGTCGATGTGATATTCGCTTGCCCAATAGCGCAGACAATCTAATACAATATTCCGCACGATCGGATTATTGCAATTTAAAGTATTGCCGCAACCACTGAAATTAAAGTAATAACCTTCCGGGGTCAGCATATAGTAGGTTTTATTATCAATGCCCCGGAAAGAAATTGTTGGCCCGTGTTCGTTACCTTCTGCCGTGTGGTTAAATACCACATCCAGAATTACTTCAATGCCATTTTTATGCAGGTCTTTAACTAAAGCTTTAAATTCATCTACCTGCATTCCCAATTTTCCAGTTGCCGCGTATCCCGCTTTCGGCGCAAAGAAACCGACTGTACTATAACCCCAATAATTTACTAGTAATTCATTCGGATTATTTGGATTAGGGCGCGAATTTTCAAACTCATCAAACTCATAAATTGGCATCAATTCAATAGTATTAACACCTAATTCTTTGAGATAGGGAATTTTTTCGCGGATAGCAGCAAACGTTCCCGGATATTTCGCCTTTGCCGAAGGGTGGCGAGTAAAACTCCGAA contains these protein-coding regions:
- a CDS encoding anti-sigma factor antagonist (This anti-anti-sigma factor, or anti-sigma factor antagonist, belongs to a family that includes characterized members SpoIIAA, RsbV, RsfA, and RsfB.), whose protein sequence is MAFQANLETKDSTATITLIGELDASTAPIFKAEVEKAAAEKVKNLVLMMQDLEYMASAGLRILIYTKQKMGADTDIYVVKAQEMVLETLEKTGFDQSVIVVDNPPEI
- the glgX gene encoding glycogen debranching protein GlgX → MDLRIDTHPTHTYDKFKLRTGRPFPFGATIVPGGVNFSIFSSHAQSCTLVLFEKHAKQPMAEIPFPDEFRIGNVFCMIVFDLDYENIEYGYRMDGIFNPQEGHWFDKKKILMDPYAKVIGGRDVWGKTPDWEDVYHHRSRIVPDDFDWEDDRPLEIPPEDLIIYEMHVRSFTRHPSAKAKYPGTFAAIREKIPYLKELGVNTIELMPIYEFDEFENSRPNPNNPNELLVNYWGYSTVGFFAPKAGYAATGKLGMQVDEFKALVKDLHKNGIEVILDVVFNHTAEGNEHGPTISFRGIDNKTYYMLTPEGYYFNFSGCGNTLNCNNPIVRNIVLDCLRYWASEYHIDGFRFDLASILGRDPWGAPLANPPLLETLAFDPILAKCKLIAEAWDAGGLYQVGSFPAYGRWAEWNGKYRDGIRKFLKGDAGRVGDMAQRLQGSPDLYAWAGRGPATSINFITAHDGFTLADLVSYNGKHNEANGENNNDGSNDNDSWNCGAEGWTDDPGINALRQRQMKNAVAMLMVSTGVPMILMGDEMGRSQNGNNNTYCHDNDLNWLDWTLLEKNADLFRFVKHCIGFRNAHPVLRSKYHFSNQDYKNSGYADITWHGTTAWNADWSDSSRVLAFMLCGKHAKSGMVEDNYVYVAMNMHWETLWFEVPGLKDGMKWHVFANTSVASPSDICEPGKEALLENQSGLLVGDRSVVILVGK
- a CDS encoding ATP-binding protein → MEKLTVPGTLDSLSEISKYVLSAASAAGLDKKASYRLRLAVDEIATNVIIYGYEDSKIQGNLDLQAKIDENSLTILMEDRAAAFDPTTKFMMEEATINLPMEQRAIGGLGVYLAIQGVDRFMYERVDDRNRHIFLVHLH